The following are encoded together in the Clostridium sp. BJN0013 genome:
- a CDS encoding IS256 family transposase: MRKRRETMSEGKKNIIAALINEYDIKSAEDIQDALKDLLGGTIQSMLEAELDEHLGYEPYERTENTNSRNGKKSKTIRSKYGEMDINVPQDRESTFKPKIAQKCQKNISSIERKIIAMYARGLTTRQISDQVEDIYGFEVSESMVSNITNKLLPEIEAWQQRPLLSVYPIIFIDAVHFSVRDNNVIRKLAAYVILGINEEGRKEVLSIQIGENESSKYWLSVLNELKNRGLEDVLILCADGLTGIKESISTAFPNTEYQRCIVHQVRNTLKYVSYKDKKEFASDLKTIYHAPSEEIGKEFMEKVTEKWDKHYPNAMKSWKVNWDAIVPIFKFSADVRKIIYTTNSIESLNSIYRKLNRQRSVFPSDKSLLKALYLSTFEATKKWHLPIKNWGKAYGEFSIMYKGRLK; the protein is encoded by the coding sequence ATGAGAAAAAGAAGAGAAACAATGAGTGAGGGAAAAAAGAACATCATAGCTGCACTGATTAATGAGTATGATATCAAATCTGCTGAGGACATTCAGGATGCACTAAAGGATCTCCTTGGAGGAACAATCCAGTCAATGCTTGAGGCAGAACTTGATGAACACCTGGGATATGAGCCATATGAACGTACAGAAAATACCAACTCGAGGAATGGTAAAAAGAGCAAGACTATAAGAAGTAAATATGGGGAAATGGATATAAATGTACCACAAGATAGGGAAAGTACATTTAAACCTAAAATCGCACAAAAATGTCAGAAGAATATTTCAAGTATAGAGAGGAAAATAATTGCCATGTATGCCAGGGGATTGACTACAAGACAGATTTCTGACCAGGTTGAAGATATTTATGGTTTTGAAGTTAGTGAAAGCATGGTTTCAAATATCACAAACAAACTCCTGCCTGAGATTGAAGCATGGCAGCAGAGACCACTTTTGAGCGTCTATCCAATTATATTTATTGATGCAGTACACTTTTCTGTGAGGGACAATAATGTCATACGTAAATTGGCTGCCTATGTTATTCTTGGTATAAATGAGGAGGGAAGAAAAGAAGTGCTTTCCATCCAGATTGGTGAGAATGAGAGTAGTAAATACTGGCTCAGTGTACTAAATGAACTTAAAAACAGAGGGTTGGAAGATGTTCTCATACTATGTGCAGATGGACTTACTGGAATAAAAGAATCAATATCAACAGCATTTCCAAATACGGAATACCAAAGATGCATAGTGCACCAGGTAAGAAATACATTAAAATATGTATCCTATAAGGATAAGAAAGAATTTGCAAGTGATCTAAAAACAATATATCATGCACCATCAGAAGAAATAGGAAAAGAGTTTATGGAAAAGGTAACAGAAAAGTGGGATAAGCATTATCCAAATGCCATGAAAAGCTGGAAGGTCAACTGGGATGCCATAGTTCCAATTTTCAAGTTTTCAGCTGATGTACGTAAGATTATTTATACTACAAATTCCATAGAAAGTTTAAACAGCATATATCGTAAGTTAAACAGGCAGAGAAGTGTATTTCCAAGTGACAAATCCCTACTTAAGGCACTTTATCTTTCTACTTTTGAGGCAACTAAAAAATGGCACCTTCCTATTAAAAACTGGGGAAAAGCATATGGGGAATTTTCCATAATGTATAAAGGACGACTTAAGTAG
- a CDS encoding M20 family metallopeptidase: MDRDFFKMAQSIKKELIDIRRDLHRHPELGYEEKRTSLKIKEFLKKIGVEYVETASTGVCGIIRGKGNKTIGIRADIDGLPLEDNKNCSYSSQVKGKMHACGHDAHTTILLGVAKILNGIKDELKGTVKLFFEPAEETTGGAKLMVKEGVLENPRVDRVIGLHVDENIEVGNIGVKLGVVNAASNPFTIKIKGVGAHGARPHMGVDPIVISSHVILSLQEIISRELPPTDPAVITVGSIHGGTAQNIIPEEVVIAGTMRTMRTEHREYVKERLRDITSGVVNSMRGKCEINIEESYPCLYNDDDVIKDILKAAYEEIGEEHVKMLESPSMGVESFAYFSMERPSAFYYLGCRNESKNIIYPAHGSLFDIDEECLPIGVSIQCRAVYDFLK; this comes from the coding sequence ATGGATAGGGATTTTTTTAAGATGGCACAGTCTATAAAGAAAGAATTAATTGACATAAGAAGAGATCTTCATAGACATCCTGAACTGGGATATGAAGAGAAAAGAACTTCTCTTAAAATAAAAGAATTTTTAAAAAAAATAGGTGTAGAGTATGTAGAAACTGCTAGTACAGGGGTTTGTGGAATAATAAGGGGAAAAGGAAACAAGACTATAGGTATAAGGGCTGATATAGACGGGCTTCCTCTGGAAGATAATAAAAACTGTAGCTATTCTTCTCAAGTAAAAGGAAAAATGCATGCCTGCGGACACGATGCACATACCACTATACTTTTAGGAGTAGCTAAAATTTTAAATGGTATAAAAGATGAATTAAAAGGAACTGTAAAGCTGTTTTTTGAGCCTGCAGAGGAAACTACAGGAGGAGCTAAACTAATGGTAAAGGAAGGAGTACTTGAAAATCCCAGAGTAGATAGGGTGATAGGACTTCATGTGGATGAGAATATAGAAGTAGGAAATATAGGTGTAAAATTGGGGGTGGTAAATGCAGCTTCTAATCCATTTACCATAAAAATCAAAGGAGTGGGAGCCCATGGTGCAAGACCCCATATGGGAGTGGATCCTATAGTTATAAGCAGCCATGTAATATTATCCCTTCAAGAAATTATAAGTAGGGAACTTCCTCCAACTGATCCGGCAGTTATTACAGTAGGTTCAATACATGGAGGAACTGCTCAAAATATAATACCAGAAGAGGTTGTAATAGCTGGTACCATGAGAACTATGAGAACTGAACATAGAGAATATGTTAAAGAGAGGCTTCGTGATATAACTTCTGGTGTTGTAAACTCTATGAGAGGAAAGTGTGAAATAAATATAGAAGAGAGCTATCCTTGTTTGTACAATGACGATGATGTAATTAAAGATATTTTAAAAGCAGCTTACGAGGAAATAGGAGAAGAACATGTAAAAATGCTGGAAAGTCCAAGTATGGGCGTGGAAAGTTTTGCCTATTTTTCTATGGAGAGACCTTCTGCATTTTATTATTTAGGTTGCAGAAATGAAAGTAAAAATATAATATATCCAGCTCATGGAAGCTTATTTGATATAGATGAAGAATGCCTTCCCATTGGAGTCTCCATACAGTGCAGGGCGGTCTATGATTTTTTGAAATAA
- a CDS encoding cell division protein FtsA → MEITNLSSQDIIFSLDIGTRSVIGTVGILRDKKFRVIAERCIEHEERAMIDGQIHDVALVANVVNTIKSELEKDLNMKIKDVAIAAAGRFLRTIVVKEKIEVDYTREIDRDIIRSLELTAVKSAEKKINESVKGRLYCVGYSVKNYYLNGYVISNLLSHKGNNVSAEVIATFLPRSVVDSLYSVMEKVGLNVVNLTLEPIAAMEAAVPQNLRLLNLALIDIGAGTSDIALSNRDSISAYGMVPEAGDEITEVIAQNYLVDFNTAESIKKQCDQHKNITYTDVLGIENEISSEDVIKLITPAVKKITDKIGSKIIELNGDKSPNAIFLVGGGAHTPKLKEFLAKRLNIPLKRIAIKGREAVVDCVCPDNSLGSMGVTVLGIALICIKRLGHGFIDIMLNGKVVSLFDSHTHTVMDAMLHAGISPGVLIAKNGDNIRFTLNGIKRVAFGTLASSAKITVNGFPKSIDEEVKEGDNIEIKYALNGKVASPKIKDYIHKIYSISFFINDIIENLEPIAYINKNKVSLDSNINQEDNVVIIFPETLRDYEKYFSPHNQDSEKFLYYLNGKQLDKDYIIKEGDRIYRVLKNHEEKQQNIDNMEEKSIDDEVYKITKEDKEDFNEINKVKEDDKEEITVTVNGKNIILKGKKEYIFVDIFNYVEFDLSRVKGKLYLRLNGNNAGYYDKLSQGDIIELGWE, encoded by the coding sequence ATGGAAATTACTAATCTTAGTTCACAAGATATAATATTTTCATTGGATATAGGAACAAGATCTGTAATAGGCACTGTAGGGATATTAAGGGATAAAAAATTCCGTGTAATAGCAGAAAGGTGCATAGAACATGAAGAAAGGGCGATGATTGATGGTCAAATACATGATGTGGCTCTTGTGGCAAATGTGGTAAATACCATAAAAAGTGAACTTGAAAAAGATTTAAATATGAAAATAAAAGATGTGGCTATTGCCGCTGCGGGAAGATTTCTTAGAACTATAGTAGTAAAAGAAAAAATAGAAGTAGATTATACAAGAGAAATAGATAGGGACATTATTAGAAGTTTGGAATTAACTGCGGTAAAGTCTGCTGAAAAAAAAATAAATGAAAGTGTTAAAGGAAGATTATATTGTGTGGGATATAGTGTAAAAAACTATTATTTAAATGGATATGTTATAAGTAATTTGTTAAGTCATAAAGGGAATAATGTATCTGCAGAGGTTATAGCAACCTTTCTTCCAAGATCTGTAGTAGATAGTTTATATTCTGTTATGGAAAAGGTGGGTCTTAACGTTGTAAATTTAACTTTGGAACCCATTGCTGCCATGGAAGCTGCTGTTCCACAAAATTTAAGATTGTTAAATTTAGCTCTAATTGATATAGGAGCAGGAACTTCAGATATAGCATTAAGTAACAGGGATAGTATAAGTGCCTATGGTATGGTGCCAGAAGCGGGAGATGAAATAACTGAAGTTATAGCACAAAATTATTTAGTGGATTTTAATACTGCAGAAAGTATAAAAAAACAGTGTGACCAGCATAAAAATATAACTTATACAGATGTTTTAGGTATAGAAAATGAAATATCATCAGAAGATGTAATAAAACTTATAACTCCCGCTGTGAAAAAAATAACAGATAAAATTGGCAGTAAAATAATAGAGTTGAATGGGGATAAATCCCCTAATGCTATTTTTTTGGTAGGAGGTGGAGCCCATACTCCTAAATTAAAAGAGTTTTTAGCTAAAAGGTTAAATATACCACTTAAGAGAATTGCCATAAAAGGAAGAGAAGCCGTGGTGGATTGTGTTTGTCCTGATAATTCCTTAGGGAGCATGGGAGTTACAGTTTTAGGTATAGCTTTAATTTGCATAAAAAGGTTAGGACATGGTTTTATTGATATAATGTTAAATGGAAAGGTAGTAAGTCTTTTTGATTCCCACACGCATACGGTTATGGATGCAATGCTGCATGCGGGTATAAGTCCTGGTGTATTGATAGCAAAAAATGGAGACAATATAAGATTTACCCTAAATGGAATAAAAAGAGTTGCTTTTGGAACATTAGCTTCTAGTGCAAAAATAACTGTAAATGGATTTCCAAAAAGTATAGATGAGGAAGTGAAGGAAGGAGATAACATAGAAATAAAATATGCCCTTAATGGGAAGGTAGCTTCACCTAAAATTAAGGATTATATACATAAAATATACTCTATAAGTTTTTTTATAAATGATATAATAGAAAATTTAGAACCTATTGCCTACATAAATAAGAATAAGGTAAGTTTGGACAGTAATATAAACCAGGAAGATAATGTAGTGATAATTTTTCCGGAAACTTTGAGAGATTATGAAAAATATTTTTCTCCTCATAATCAAGATAGTGAGAAATTTCTATACTATTTAAATGGAAAGCAATTAGATAAAGATTACATAATAAAAGAAGGAGATAGAATTTACAGAGTATTAAAAAATCACGAAGAAAAACAGCAAAATATCGATAATATGGAAGAAAAATCAATAGATGATGAAGTATATAAAATTACAAAAGAGGATAAGGAGGATTTTAACGAAATAAATAAAGTCAAAGAAGATGATAAAGAAGAAATAACTGTTACTGTAAATGGAAAAAATATAATACTTAAAGGGAAAAAAGAGTATATATTTGTAGATATATTTAATTATGTGGAATTTGATTTAAGCAGGGTAAAGGGGAAATTATATTTACGTTTAAATGGTAATAATGCAGGATATTATGATAAACTGTCTCAGGGAGATATAATAGAATTAGGATGGGAGTAG
- a CDS encoding IS110 family transposase: MLKIVYPICCGIDVHKKFVVATVTSTNENNITTYATKQFSTYSKNLFHLKEWLSEHNCKEVCMESTGKYWIPIYNILEDSCNITLANPKYVKNIPGKKTDKKDSLWLADLHKHGLVKGSFIPPKAIRELRDLMRYRFKLTNFRSSEKNRFQNSLTVSNIMISSVVSDTFGKSSSAIIKYAMEHPDKLDIDYTQFLHKSMLSKADEIKIAMQGSISKNQTAKMSVCLNHYDYINNCISQLDTAISLISSEFKSQIELIASAPGITTQSATTIISEIGVDMSVFPDAKHLCSWAGLTPQNNESAGKKKSVRISRAGAYLKPILIQCANAAIKNKSCPYFKYRYESIKKRRGHKRAIIAIARMLLTCIYNMLLKNEAFDNSIYEKYLKRENTSRHFQPDIDRIILFLQAQGFEVTKVSQEISPKIS, encoded by the coding sequence ATGTTAAAAATCGTTTATCCTATTTGTTGCGGTATTGATGTTCACAAAAAATTTGTAGTTGCAACTGTAACATCAACCAATGAGAATAACATCACTACCTATGCAACCAAACAATTCAGTACTTACTCAAAGAATCTTTTCCATTTAAAAGAGTGGTTATCTGAGCATAACTGTAAAGAAGTTTGTATGGAAAGCACCGGAAAGTACTGGATACCTATCTATAACATACTTGAAGATTCCTGTAATATTACTCTGGCTAACCCAAAGTACGTTAAAAACATTCCCGGCAAAAAAACTGATAAAAAAGATTCTCTATGGCTTGCAGACTTACATAAGCATGGATTAGTTAAAGGAAGTTTTATTCCTCCAAAGGCCATAAGAGAACTACGAGACCTTATGCGCTATCGCTTTAAACTTACAAATTTCCGTTCAAGTGAGAAAAACAGATTCCAAAATTCATTAACAGTTTCAAATATCATGATTTCAAGCGTAGTATCAGATACCTTTGGTAAATCATCATCAGCTATAATTAAATATGCCATGGAGCATCCTGATAAATTAGATATAGACTATACTCAATTTCTACACAAGAGTATGTTATCTAAGGCTGACGAAATTAAGATTGCTATGCAAGGAAGCATCTCTAAAAATCAAACAGCAAAGATGTCTGTATGCTTGAATCATTATGATTATATTAACAATTGTATTTCTCAACTTGATACTGCCATTTCATTAATTTCAAGTGAATTTAAGTCACAAATTGAGCTTATTGCTTCTGCCCCTGGGATAACTACACAATCTGCTACAACTATAATTTCTGAAATTGGAGTGGATATGTCAGTCTTTCCAGATGCTAAACATCTGTGTTCTTGGGCAGGTCTTACACCACAAAATAATGAAAGTGCTGGCAAAAAGAAAAGTGTTCGTATAAGCCGTGCCGGAGCTTATTTAAAGCCAATACTTATTCAGTGTGCTAATGCAGCAATAAAAAACAAGTCCTGCCCATACTTTAAATATCGTTATGAAAGTATAAAGAAAAGACGTGGGCACAAAAGAGCAATTATTGCTATAGCAAGAATGCTTTTAACCTGTATTTATAATATGCTTTTAAAAAATGAAGCCTTTGATAATTCTATTTATGAAAAATATCTAAAAAGAGAAAACACTTCTCGACATTTTCAACCTGATATAGATAGAATTATTTTATTTCTTCAAGCTCAAGGCTTTGAAGTAACAAAAGTAAGTCAAGAGATATCACCGAAAATAAGTTGA
- a CDS encoding arsenic transporter: protein MTIIIIFFSPRELNEAYPAAIGAIMVLFIGVVTYPNLVDIAHKVSGASLTIIATIVMAIILESFGFFHWMAARLSGLAKGSGYRLFWYIQLLCFLMTLLFNNDGSILITTPILILLLKNLQLNTREQIPYLLSGALIATGSSTPIGVSNITNLISLNIINMTLYKYTEMMFIPGTLGLLFMSLLMFLLLKKRLPRTLPRSVTELDEIFFTKEFHPFKVNFSLNTKKKRTSFMLKILIFVFGIRCLLFVASYFSIPIEIVAIIGSFVLILVRWYYLRMSPLDILNKTPWHILLFAFSMYVIIYGLNNVGLTKQIINLIEPISKQGLFYANFTMGGLTSILSNIFNNHPALMIGTIALSNMGLDNLTLKAIYLANIIGSDMGSLLLPIGTLASLMWMHILKKNKIKISWKEYLNVTSIVVPLTVMFTLCILYWWIKTMFG from the coding sequence ATGACAATTATAATTATTTTCTTTTCACCAAGAGAATTGAATGAAGCATATCCTGCTGCAATAGGGGCTATTATGGTACTATTCATAGGAGTTGTGACTTATCCTAATCTAGTAGATATTGCGCATAAAGTTAGTGGTGCTTCTCTCACTATCATTGCAACTATTGTCATGGCAATTATTTTAGAAAGCTTTGGATTTTTTCATTGGATGGCAGCTAGGTTATCAGGGTTAGCAAAGGGATCTGGTTATAGATTATTTTGGTATATACAATTATTATGCTTTCTCATGACTTTACTTTTTAACAATGATGGAAGTATTTTGATCACTACACCTATTCTTATTTTATTACTAAAAAATTTGCAATTAAATACTCGTGAACAGATACCTTATTTATTGAGTGGTGCATTAATTGCTACTGGCTCAAGTACACCTATAGGTGTAAGTAACATTACAAATTTAATTTCATTAAATATAATTAATATGACACTTTATAAGTATACAGAAATGATGTTTATTCCTGGCACATTGGGACTTCTATTCATGTCACTTTTGATGTTTTTGTTACTAAAAAAAAGACTCCCACGTACTCTTCCAAGATCAGTAACAGAACTAGATGAAATATTTTTTACAAAGGAGTTTCATCCATTTAAAGTAAATTTCTCTCTCAATACGAAAAAAAAACGTACAAGCTTTATGTTAAAGATTTTAATATTCGTATTTGGAATACGCTGTCTATTATTTGTTGCATCCTATTTTAGCATTCCTATAGAAATTGTTGCAATTATTGGGTCATTTGTATTAATATTGGTTAGATGGTACTATTTAAGAATGAGTCCATTGGATATTCTAAATAAAACACCATGGCATATTCTATTGTTTGCTTTTTCAATGTATGTGATTATTTATGGATTAAATAATGTTGGATTAACAAAGCAGATCATAAACTTAATTGAACCAATTTCAAAGCAAGGTTTGTTTTATGCAAATTTTACAATGGGAGGATTAACTTCTATTTTATCTAATATCTTTAATAATCATCCCGCATTAATGATAGGTACAATTGCATTATCTAATATGGGATTAGATAATCTCACTTTAAAAGCAATTTACTTGGCTAATATTATTGGAAGTGATATGGGATCTCTTCTTCTTCCTATTGGGACACTAGCTTCATTAATGTGGATGCATATATTAAAGAAAAATAAAATTAAGATATCATGGAAAGAATATTTAAACGTAACAAGTATCGTTGTTCCTTTAACAGTTATGTTTACTTTATGTATTTTATATTGGTGGATTAAAACAATGTTTGGTTAG
- a CDS encoding folate family ECF transporter S component — MKSRMNLRFLVITAVFIAIAIVLRPFAITVAAGGILTIRISFDAICYIVPGLIFGPLYGGIAGGLIDIFGYIMKPMGGYIPLFTITNIIAGILPAILWRSIINKSKYKIRNYYSIFFILLFLIGFINFIIIKFMSNTTLSRLLMFLGKKSQYFSYGFMLIGIIGILILLINLFINKNLGKFYSFINNYYFKMVIVLGISGIFICTINTYILLILTPALMAKGFMFLWIPRIIETLLMTAINSYIVCIILYSYNLFYSRVVKKA, encoded by the coding sequence GTGAAAAGCAGAATGAATTTAAGATTTCTTGTTATTACAGCAGTTTTTATTGCAATTGCAATTGTTTTAAGACCCTTTGCTATAACTGTGGCTGCAGGTGGTATATTAACCATAAGAATAAGCTTTGATGCTATATGTTACATAGTACCGGGACTTATTTTTGGTCCATTATATGGGGGAATTGCAGGGGGATTAATAGATATATTTGGATATATAATGAAACCTATGGGTGGATATATTCCTTTGTTCACCATAACTAATATAATAGCAGGTATTTTACCTGCTATACTGTGGAGGAGTATAATAAATAAAAGCAAGTACAAAATTAGAAATTATTACAGTATATTTTTTATATTGCTGTTTCTAATAGGTTTTATAAATTTTATTATAATAAAATTTATGTCTAATACTACTTTAAGTAGACTATTAATGTTTTTAGGCAAAAAATCTCAATACTTTAGTTATGGATTTATGCTAATAGGTATCATAGGTATTTTAATTTTGCTTATAAATCTATTTATTAATAAAAATTTAGGCAAGTTCTATAGTTTTATAAACAATTACTATTTTAAGATGGTAATTGTTTTAGGTATTTCTGGAATTTTTATATGCACTATAAATACCTACATTCTACTGATATTAACTCCAGCTCTTATGGCTAAAGGATTTATGTTTTTATGGATACCTAGAATAATTGAAACTTTACTTATGACTGCAATTAACTCTTATATAGTATGCATAATTCTATATTCATATAATTTATTTTATAGTAGAGTAGTTAAAAAGGCTTAA
- a CDS encoding Spo0E family sporulation regulatory protein-aspartic acid phosphatase: MKEMLEKVRDKLNFMLDSNKFTNEEILAVNQELDRLILAYYELNSPNLPEN; the protein is encoded by the coding sequence ATGAAGGAAATGTTAGAAAAAGTAAGAGATAAATTAAATTTTATGTTAGATTCAAACAAATTTACTAATGAGGAAATATTGGCTGTAAACCAAGAACTGGACAGGCTTATTCTTGCTTATTATGAGCTTAATTCACCAAACCTTCCTGAAAACTAG
- a CDS encoding cyclic lactone autoinducer peptide: protein MKFLKEELFKKSMKMISSISLFFAKGFILSTCIGCGHQPKCPDEFLK from the coding sequence ATGAAATTTTTAAAAGAAGAACTATTTAAAAAAAGCATGAAAATGATAAGTTCTATATCTTTGTTTTTTGCAAAGGGATTTATACTTTCAACATGTATAGGTTGTGGACACCAGCCAAAATGCCCTGATGAATTCTTAAAGTAA
- a CDS encoding helix-turn-helix domain-containing protein — protein sequence MGGIGEKVKEERLKKGLKQCELAHEAGISNTYLSDVEVGRTIPSIKTLDKISKALKVDMKVFLWY from the coding sequence TTGGGTGGTATAGGTGAAAAAGTTAAAGAAGAAAGATTAAAGAAAGGATTAAAACAATGTGAATTGGCACATGAAGCTGGTATTTCCAATACATATCTTTCAGATGTTGAAGTTGGAAGGACAATTCCATCAATAAAAACACTGGACAAGATATCAAAAGCATTAAAAGTTGATATGAAAGTGTTTTTATGGTACTAA
- a CDS encoding glycosyltransferase, whose protein sequence is MMKILAISIGTRGDVEPFLTIAEMLKEKGHEVICAFPEQYRNIAHEANIRFFSLGSAFIDLLDNDVGKLSMGGARSFIKKQKR, encoded by the coding sequence ATGATGAAGATATTGGCAATATCAATCGGAACGCGTGGAGATGTTGAACCCTTTTTGACGATTGCGGAAATGCTCAAGGAAAAAGGGCATGAGGTCATCTGCGCGTTTCCGGAACAATACAGAAATATTGCTCACGAAGCAAATATTAGGTTTTTCTCTCTCGGCTCCGCGTTCATAGACTTGCTTGACAATGATGTAGGTAAACTTTCTATGGGAGGAGCCAGGTCTTTTATAAAAAAGCAAAAGCGATAG
- a CDS encoding glycosyltransferase, whose translation MIDLQHKIIEREKPDRIIFNAKVTYPLAWGIKNSTKVILVSPIPCMVHYVKNHSHVAFNEDFGLVINKLTYNLANFGFAQTNLGTAKKYFKDLHLSRKQVKKALMSLNIIYAISPAVFPRPDYWPPNALVLGYLERDKTTNWSPDAELAEFIVRHEKILLITFGSMTNPKPLEKSKLFIDILEKHNIPAIFNISGGGFAEPSQYNNDLIKFVTSIPYDWIFPKVYGVIHHGGAGTTHSSLKYGCATMVIPHTADQPLWDNLVSELGAGPKGIAVRKLSRQSLEPKILDLYNNQTYKTNAQSISEKMQLEDFKSALYDTILK comes from the coding sequence ATGATAGACCTACAGCATAAAATTATAGAAAGAGAAAAACCTGATCGGATTATATTCAACGCAAAAGTCACATACCCATTAGCATGGGGAATTAAAAACTCTACCAAGGTCATTCTTGTAAGCCCGATTCCTTGTATGGTGCATTATGTGAAAAATCACTCCCATGTTGCCTTTAATGAGGATTTCGGACTGGTCATCAATAAACTGACTTACAATCTTGCAAACTTTGGATTTGCTCAGACAAATCTCGGTACGGCGAAGAAATATTTCAAAGATCTTCACCTATCACGCAAACAAGTCAAAAAGGCTTTGATGTCTCTCAACATCATTTATGCGATTTCTCCGGCTGTTTTCCCGCGTCCTGATTATTGGCCTCCAAACGCATTGGTGCTTGGGTATCTGGAGAGGGATAAAACCACAAATTGGTCGCCAGACGCAGAGCTTGCCGAATTTATTGTCAGACACGAAAAAATATTGCTAATCACTTTCGGCAGCATGACAAATCCCAAACCGTTGGAGAAATCAAAGCTGTTTATAGACATTCTCGAAAAGCATAACATACCAGCAATATTCAATATTTCTGGCGGGGGATTTGCCGAACCGTCACAGTACAACAATGACCTGATTAAATTCGTGACTTCCATACCGTATGATTGGATTTTTCCAAAGGTGTATGGCGTAATTCATCACGGCGGGGCGGGTACTACCCATTCCTCCCTAAAATACGGCTGCGCCACAATGGTGATCCCCCACACCGCCGACCAGCCGTTATGGGATAATCTGGTGAGCGAATTAGGGGCCGGTCCGAAGGGGATCGCTGTGAGAAAGCTATCAAGACAAAGCCTTGAACCGAAAATTTTGGATTTATATAATAATCAAACTTATAAAACAAATGCGCAGAGTATTTCCGAAAAAATGCAGCTTGAGGATTTTAAGAGCGCCTTGTATGATACAATACTTAAATAG